The sequence below is a genomic window from Perca flavescens isolate YP-PL-M2 chromosome 24, PFLA_1.0, whole genome shotgun sequence.
TCACTACAAGTACAGTCATTTATCCACTTCTCtacacagtaataataatttctTGTAATCTAGAAGGTAGTGATGGGCCAAACAATGTATTTTCAGGTGGAAGAAGTTTCCGTGGGCTATGCCTCCTGTACAACagtttttcaattcaatgttagGAGTGATAGCAGTAATCATAGAACATTTATGGTCTACTTGTATATGGTTATGGAGTAACTAATAAATCTTGATTGGTGAAATTATATTATGTTGTATGGTGTTAGGTATCTCATAGGTTTCTCATTGGTGAGTGCAACGGTGGAGCGTATATTGGCGGTGGGCTGTCGGTGATTGGTGCGCGCGGGGGGGGGGTTGTACTCATAGAATATcttcaaggttggcaggtctgtatTAGCTTCTGGTTTAATTTATGTATGTAACAGTCCCTGTTACACTTCTAATGAACCTGCAGTACAACGGAGTTTTGCAAAATTCCATAAGTGAGTATTTGAAATATGATTTCTTGGCTTGTGCATTCCTGTTGGataattatattttctttttgcacTTCAGGACTTCTacacagattattttttttttttttctgtcagtcaGTCTTCAACATAGCCCAACATTGTTATGAGGTTTTTTACTGGCAACAATGTTTCATTTTGCTTTTAACCGCTCGTTTTGCAAAATATTGACAATTTGATGTGCTGTAATATTCATTCAAACTGTTCGGGACTGTATGGAAATTATTGGGGTGGGGAGGGAGGCATTTTATAAGATGTACCCCAATTTAAATATTTGATGTCCTCCACCATTACACAAATTAGAAGTGTAGAAGTAGCAATTACCAAATGTACGGCAAATGATGTGTACCTTTTTTATATTCTAGCCATATTTGTGTTCGAACCAAGGATTGCTGAACGTAAAGCACATGTTTTTATGCACAAGGAAATGCCAAGTAATGTATGCAAAGGAAACTTAAAGTGTCTTGGTTAATGGGCTGAAAACATGGGTCCAGAACTGAAAAAGAATTCAACATCTCCCTGTTTCTGACCATCCCTCCCCCCAAATAATTTCTGTACAGTCCCTTACTCAGGTGGTGATTATGAATTGTTCCGTGCCGAGACTGAAGCTGAAAAACACTACTGCTGTAGCTGCCACACTTGGCTGTAATGTGTCGGTTTGCAACATCTAGTACAGACAAGTTTTAGAAAATGATCATTGACACATTGCCCTCTTTACATGGTTACAATGTAATGTTGTGCTAACTGACTTGCTGATTAAGTACCCATCAGCACACATATTGAAATATCAATAGGCTGTTACAGAACTGTTTTACTGTTTTCATTATTAGCATGAAAAGCACTGTTTTcagctgttgttgtgttttataaTACGAGTTTTGTATTTGATCAGTTTTGTGAATTTGCCAAAGATGATTGTTATCGTTCCGTGATAGGTAGTAGTTGTCTGAATCTAAATGACTATGTCAAAGTAGTGTACTGAAATGTAAGCAGTTTCTAACCAGAAATGGGTGAATGGAAATTATTCAAATGGATATTTTGAGAACATAGAATAAACCATTTTGTTCCACATTTCTTTTCACTATTGTATTGTCTTAAATAATGGAAATAGATTTTTAAATCTTCATGCAAGGATTTCTTAATTGAGACAAAGGCTGAAATAACACACAACTATCTTCACTGTTTGAAGATTATACTAATGTCCACTGATaatgatgaaatgaaatgaaataataatctAATCTCAGGTCGAACCCAAAGTGTGCAACAGCAATGAACCCACCAGATCATGAAATATGTGGATGCTGCCATCTTGTGGAggaatatttttttccccagtttTCCAAAGGTAGAAACTTTTTCTTTGACATGAATATGTACTTTGGAAAACACAAGTAATAAGAGACGTTTGGTTTTCATACAGCTCCGTCAAAACAAAGTCAACAAGTCGTGTAAAAAACAGATAACGGGTGCATAACATAAGTAAAGGATTCAATCTGTTCttgtgttgttaaaaaaaaaaaaaaaaaaaagcgtttCTTGTCAAATATGTGAAAGAGGCTAGAAGTTTTGTTAAAAATATCTGTTTTGCAGCGCTGCAAGTGTAACTGGAAACCCCCGGTGTTATCGGTCCACTGCATACGTAGCTGTGACAGAATCTTGTTTCAACAAAAATGAATTGAAGGTAAGATGAGTATAATTATCTTACCTTGTAAAATACAAGTCATGGCAAGTGTAAGGATATAATGTATGgcagggcgcccggatagcacagttggtagagcgggcgcccatatatagaggtttactcctcgacgcagcgggccagggttggactctgacctgcggccctttgctgccattctccctctctctcccctttcatttcttcagctgtcctgtcaaaggcctaaaaatgcccaaaaaaatgtatttaaaaaagatataacGTATGACATAACTTAAATTGTCATATTAAACTATATCGTTCCCTTATAATTTAAAGAATTGTAAAAGTGTCAAGAAATGAGTCTTTTGCTGTCTTTGCTGGCGGTGTGGCCTTAAGGAACTACCTCCCACTTTATGCTCCTCAGCAAATCCCAGGCCAGAAAAAGGACACTACTGCAGGACGAGTTGGACAAGCAAGGAGCAGCAAGGTGTGTCAGTTTCAACCGGCAGTCATGAATGTAAGTACTCTTCTAAATTTAAGCCTTCCCTACAATGTTTCCTAGAAGATTTATGGGACTATTAAGTTATCTCTCAGGGATGTTTACTCATCCGGATTCCCATGGAGGTTGTTACAGAGCAGGAATCCCTCCGCTCAGCTACGTGTAAAGTCTTGTGTAAATGTAATGAGGGGATGATTTAGATAATTGAACAAGagtataaaaaaataacccCATTTTGCAAATAAGTAAGTCAGGTCATAAGAAGATGAGTCTGTAtcagcttgtgttttgtctgatcCTACCAGGATTCCTTTGAGCAAGCAGTAGAGGACGTGAAGATACTGAAACAAAGACCCGGCTATGGAGTGCTGGGTGAAGTGTATGGTTTATATAAGCAAGCCACAGTCGGCGATGTTAACATAGGTGAGTCTCTGTAGCGCGTAATGTTTAAGGTTTCTAACATTGTAGAATTTatatgaaaacacaaaaacgCTTTCTGTTGAGTAATCCAGTACTTATGGAAAGGGAGAGTAGCAGCAGGGTGTGGTGAGAAAGAATGCAGTTTGACAAGTTAGGTGTCTTTGTGTGAGAGACAGGGTGTTACAGTAGcccaaaattctgggccctgtagaaagggattttctatgggcccctcccacagctattcattctagcatctttctGGGCCTTCCCTGGTGAGAGATCCCATGACTGATTTACATGAAGcggtttattaaaaataaaaaaagtacagtcttacaaaaaacaaatgcaggAAACAATTTTTGACTGTGTGTGCCCATActgtatgacaaaaaaagaacaattatGAAAACGATTATTCAaaatgaggattttttttt
It includes:
- the LOC114550815 gene encoding acyl-CoA-binding protein isoform X5; this encodes MWMLPSCGGIFFSPVFQSAASVTGNPRCYRSTAYVAVTESCFNKNELKQIPGQKKDTTAGRVGQARSSKVCQFQPAVMNDSFEQAVEDVKILKQRPGYGVLGEVYGLYKQATVGDVNIGRPGIFDLAGRGKWDAWERRKGLSKDEAMAAYVTLVEELKKEYGF